The Catharus ustulatus isolate bCatUst1 chromosome 17, bCatUst1.pri.v2, whole genome shotgun sequence genome includes the window ACTCTGCAGTTTTTGCTTGTGGTAAAACAGTGCTGGTGCTTGAGCTGTGGTGCTTGAACAGCTTGGGAAGTGGTTAAGATATATCTCTGCCTGATGGATGCTGCTGACAGTAAACTTGAAGATcatattaataattttgtttcttaaaactCTGATTAGTGATGAAAGCTGAAACTTCTGACCAGATGGGACAACTGATATGATAAGGCATTTTGTAGGAACATACTTCTCAcataatttttgcatttgaaggTTTGTGATTTCCATTCAGAATAAAGGAGCCACATTCCCAGTAGCAATTTCTCCAGCAATTAGGGCAGTTTTATGGAACTAATCTTTCACAGAAACCCCAATAGTATGTggataaatattaaaatggtTTGATTTCCTCTTGACAAAAGGACATATTTTTGAGCATCCCATCTGGCTCACAAGACATTTGCTGAATAATTTCTGTCAATGTGGCTTTCATGTATTGATCTAAAAATACAAGTGCTAACAACTTCTGTGCTGTCAAGCCCTCTCTGGCTCTTGTGGTTCAGTGaatggagcttggagcagcgATCATTTGGCATTCCAGGATGGATTCAGCACTGTCCCTTGGGAAATGAGGATTTTCAAATGAGCTGATAGTTGCACTCAGCAAAGCAAGCTGAAAAAACCACAATCTGTAGAAGTTCCATAAATTCTGAATAAGTTCTGTCTATCCAGTTGGATCTTGCACATTGAAATTATTTAAGTGTCTCctacagaggagaaaaaatgatgctgctgcttttcagtgatGCAGTGTTGCAATAGTTGTGCTTTCACAGTGCAGTCACTTCTGTTTGGGAAATAGTTTTAAAGGTAGCCAATTAATTTGCAGACACTTATTTTGGAATAATTCCAGAGTACTACAAGGTgagtttaaaatatataataattttaaagcacCTCATCTGAGAGAATTTATTGCCTGCCTTCTCTTTGGGCTTTAAAAGGCATGTGGTTGTTGATGGCCACAGGTTGTGTGCACAGTAAAGATGGCACAGCCATAGCATACCCTGCTCATTAAAGGAGGCAAATTGGTTTGACTTGCCTTCATTTGCAACAAATGGGATCTCTGGATATTGCTTTTATACGACAAACCCCTGCAATTAGTGCATATGAATTTGGGCACATAATGTTAATAGCACCAGTACTTGAAAATGGTCCTAATTCTTGAACTGCTTCTCTTCTTAGTGATTGAATTGAGGGGCTGAAGTAAGGCAAGTcataaaatgtggatttttaaacCCTacaccatttttttctgtcagcagTGATGGCAGTATTTGcaagtttcattttcagtttgAGGGGGTGGTGGCTTTTTGCTGGGTCTAATAACATGTTGTGAAAACTGCACTGGTTATTTCCACATGTTCTGTCTCATGGTGAAGCCAAGCTCATGTTTGTTAATGTCTCTATAGCTGAATACCCAGGTGTCACTTGTGGGGGTTCCAAGTAACCACTGTGATTGAAGAATATTCCATGTAAATGTAAACCCAACTGCACCTCTTCAGGTTGCTTTAACCCAAAAGCAAAGTCATGGAAATTCCCAAtcttgcttaaaaaaattaaattaaagcacaCACATGCCCTAAATCTGCTGTTCCATCCTCTCTGCCCCCTAAACAGAGTCATTTTCTGCATAAGTAAATTTTggaatgctttttattttttgaatgaaGGGAAACACATTCCTTGCATACCTTTCATAGGCAAAGTTTACCTCACATTTAACTATAAAATTCCAGCTATAAGTTGGTAACAAACTTGCAGTAACTTATTTGTAGAAACAAAATACTTGTACTTGATAAATCAAATACCATGAGACTCTTAAACTTTGTAGAGGAAATTTCCATCCTGAGACTTGAACCTCGAGGTTTACAATGTTTGACTTTGTAGCTTTTCTCAGGCACCATCAGCAATACTGTGTGTAGAGCTCATCAAAATGCTTGGTACTTGTGCCCCAAGGATGGAGCAAGACAAAAAGATGCTGTCTTGGAAAATTTTTCCCTCTGTTGCAGAAGATATGTAAATGATCCCATTTCCTGTAAATTACTGTTGTTATCTTGCAATAGCTTTGTACAGAATATTGTAGAGTGGTCAGCATTTCCAGAATTTTCAGACCAAAGTCTAGACAGACTGAGGAaatctgtttctctttcctcctttgaAAATTCTGGTTTAAAATGAGGTTCTTGATCTTAGCTGCTGCTTTGGTCATAACAACAGCTTGAAACCATttcaatgtttgtttttctgaaatctgGTAACTGTGTCATCAGTGCATGACTCTGCACAGAGCAATGTTAATGCAAtgtgttctgggtttttttcttccagtgatGCTACAGCCTTTTGACTATGACCCTAATGAGAAAAGTAAACACAAGTTTATGGTTCAGTCTATGTTTGCTCCAGCTGATACTTCAGATATGGAAGCAGTAGTAAgtattgaaattaaataaaatgaatttctttctaattgtAGAATTTTGTAAGTCCTTTGACTGCATTGTTTAAGGGCTGCTGTCAAACCATGCTTGCAATGGTCCTTGAAAGCTTTTCCAGGTTTCCATCTGTGCATGACAAGGAACTTTGTTATTTTTGAGCCTCAGGAATCttacactgaaaattattatCTGTGGTTTCTTCTTTAGGAAGCTGTTGTCAGCAGTGGGATGCCAAGCCATGAAATAAGTAGTTTTTATAATCTAGTTTTTTGCAATATATCCTTCTTTAGAAAGGCCAGCTTGAACTATATATTCTAAGGATATACAGAATATATTCTGTGGcatcttttatattttatgcatCTACTCTCAGTCTTGAGTCTTCTCTTGAGCAGCTACTTTTGCAAGATGCAAGAGGATGATTTACAagtattgtatttttctttaccCCTACCTATGTGTGCTGTGGCTTTGTAAATGAAAGACCCTCATAGATTCTGTCCTATGGATTACAAATGAGAGCACTAGAAATATGTAGTAAGttctggagcagaggaaggacaaaagacataaaaataagATGTAAGGCAACCTGCAAAGGAGTAAACCATGATGTCAACTGCTGGTTTTCATTTAACAGCAAGACTTGCCCCCAGAAGAAGGCACAAGGAAGCTCTCTGCAGCCTAGCTTTTGTTAGCTTGAGAGAGCATTCAGTGGCTGTTGAGGACACaatgtgaaaaggaaaacaaccatTACTATAAAAGTGTGTGGCTTGATCattacttaaaaacaaaaaaccaacccagaaaTACTCTTCAGTAGTCTTTGCAATTTGTGTCTTCTTCTGAATAGCTTCTTAAAGCTGAGGCACTCTGCAGGTTAATAATTTCCCTTCTGGAACTGATTTATGGAACTATATTTGTTTAATGGGCTCAGAATAAGATCCAGTGGGAGAAACAGCAATAGTAATAAAATGTCTGCATCACTAGAAAGATAAGTCAGTCTGTCTTTCTTTTGAGCTCTTTAATTTTATGAGTTACTTTATACCATGACAAATGTTATTCTGCAGGCAAAGAATGTTTTTAGTACCTAGATGGGCCTTTCAGTTTTCCAGAGCTCTCCAGACCACTATGATTCCTTTTCCTGTAACACTTTGATCAGTTCTCAGTTTTGCTACAACTCTCCAGATCTCTTCCTATTCTGGATGAACAGGTGAGACCAGTTATGGGAGTACTATAAAGCTTTCAACACCTCACAGGCAGCCAAGGAGCTGGAAATAGAACTGACTTCAGCCCCAGAAGAGCTGAACTATGATTCAGCTATTTAGGATGAGTTAAATACTACTCCAGGTTGCACGGGCTTAGCTGTCATTTGTCACCTACTTGAGATATGCTGAGGGATACCAAGCTACCAGGAGGATGGGCAAAGTGAAGAGGAGCACGTGAGAACTCCAGGATATAAGTGTGGACACTTCTTGCTGTTTGTTATCACTGAGAATAAATCTTTTCACTTCAAGGTTAAAGCTGATACTGAGCAGAGATTTATTACTGCTGATTCCTAATAAAAAGGTTGCAAGGAATCTTGTTTATGGCAGACTCCCCAGCTGAAGGGGAGAGAAGGTGTGAGGGGGAGTTGTCCCTGTGTATGTAGCACATCTGGTGCTGTTGATGCTGAAAAATGAGGATGTGGGAAGCAAGGAGAAGTCCTGTAGTTCATTCCAGTCGGGAAGAAAAGCTCATGTGAAATTTGAAAAGTTTGAATAGGAGCTCCACTGGGCAGAGTTGAGAACTCTGTGATTTATTTGGGGGCTTGTTATCTTTCCCTTCCCTTGAATTCACCCctccttttactttttttttcttctttttttaaaagcaggctCATAACTCCCTCCTATCTCTGCTAATTACTCTGACACAACTCCCATTTCTCTCATAAATTACCTGTGCAAATTTCAGACTATTTGCAATTATTTACTTCATAGTAGCTGGTCTGTCTTTATGATACCACTCATTTATGGTTTTGATCTCATTTTTCATCCTGTATGTGGTTAATGGCAGTGTGATAAACACCTGTGGGTTCTTTCTGAGTGAAATGATGTGATTTGTTTACATAGAGCACTGCATTTCCAAGCTACCTGATTGTACTAATCTGtttaatatgaaattaatattAACTTATTCCAGTGGAAAGAAGCAAAACCGGAAGAACTCATGGATTCGAAACTTAGGTGTGTGTTTGAGCTACCAGCAGAAAATGATAAGCCTGTGAGTATTTTCAGATGCATATTGAGTGATTTAACTTAATACCACAGTAAATCCTGTAAAATGGCATGTTTGTACAGACAGCTATATAAGCACAAGCAGAACCCTCTGTTTCACTGCCTGGATGGCATCACCCTTTAAAAACACAATGTAAACTATTTAAAATCTTGGTAATCCTTGGTGTATCTAGCAGCCAGTTTGAACTTGATAAGTGCAACAGTAGCATAAAGGAGTTTTTGAGTTGATCTGTTTTCATTAGTGAAAGGTCACAGGATAAAGAATACTTAAAAAATTGAAGATGCTCATTGCTGATTGTGAAGCTCAGAGTTTAAACCATCAGCAGTATAAATTTGCCTGTCCAACACTTCTTAGTACaactctgattttgtcaggTAAATTGATAGAATACTGGTGAGAAAGACACATGCAGTTAggaattatattaaaaattctcAGTTATAATATTGTAGGATTCTTTCTTGTTAGGGTAATGGACATATTAATTTGTAATGCAAATATGTGTTGTCCAGTATAAAAGTGATAATGGACtgaacaaactgaaaaatgcttctgaagGCACAGTTGTTCTACTTTGCACTGAACAGTCTGTAATTAGGATTATGTAATTACTTGGGTGGGGAGAGGTTGGATTTTATGAGAGACCCTTTCTAAAGTGCAGAGCATGGAGAAGACTCAAAGGCAGGAGAGACAGCAGGGTTGGGAGGTCTGAACCTCATTTTCCAGCTTGGATTGCAAATTCCTCCATCcccagagagagacagaaatagggagaggggacaggcaggagtgGGGAGTGAAgggggagggagctgcagcactgtcctggctcctgcagtgcctggggagggaagggatcATGGGAATCCCCCTGATTGTGGGACCTGCTTTAGGGACATTTCTGGGTGTGCAGGGCCTGGAAAGTCGATACTCTGTCTTCACTTATTGCTGCTGATCTGGTGTTTTCTGGGATCACAGTAAAgttacagaaagcaaaatgttttttatttcttttgatacAGGCATGTGTCAGGTGTGCACAGACAATTTTACCTGATTCTCCTCCTTTTTATCAGGTGTGTGGTGTGGTGTTAATAACTAACCAAAAATCACTCTATCCTTTTTTAACAGCATGacatagaaataaataaaattgtatcCACAACTGCAACAAAGACAGATTCCTCTGTAATGTCTAAATCAATAAGTTCTTCTTTGGATGACACTGAAGTTAAGAAAGTAATGGAAGACTATAAGAGGCTTCAAGTAGAAGTTCAGAGGTTACGGGAGGAGAATAAACAGTTTAAGGTAAagattgttgttgttttcttttcagatttacCCCTTTCCTGAAAAAGAAGCTTACATCTTAAAGGTTTGGTTATCTGACCTTAGCACAGTATTTTAATATTGTCTTTAAAGTAAAAGATAATTCAGGTTTCTCTGTAAACTCTGAGAAGGTGCTGAAATCAATGGTTCCTTTGAAAGGAGGCACAAGTCATGCACTCACAGAAGGTGATTGGGTAGCAACCCAGAGGAGAaaattcctcctctttttttcttttcccacctAATTTCTCAGTCTGAATTAAGCATTCAGTGTTGGACTTGGCCCCTTCTCCCAAACCGATGGGAGCTTGAGGGCAGTGTTGTGCAAATACTGAGTGTTTCAGTAATTGCACCTGTAATGTGCTGCTGAAATGGCCAAATTAAGACAGATGAATGGGAAATGGGCTTCCTGTCAtatccagcacacagctgggaaaTCCAGTAATTGAGAAACCTTTATCACTCTgctgaaaaattctttttacaGTAGTTTGATTTGCTGTGTCTACTTCCATAGATATCAGCACCAAGGAAAGTGTGGATGTTGTGACTTGTGCAGCCCAGTGAAAGGAGCTCTGTTCTCTCAGCTCTGATGCTGCTTGGTTGGCTGATGCATGGAGGAATTCTTggaaacagttttgttttgcacAGAAATAATATGTGTACATAACAGACGTGACCCTAACTTCTCCTTGTGTTCTTGTTTTGCCAGCATCTCAGTTCTCTTACGTTCtatatgattttatttaattattttgcaaaTCAGTCTTGAATAAACACTCTACAGGAGCTATCTAGAATTGAGCTGATCTTGCAGTAGCATCCCTGGTGGGTGAGCTCTTTGTTCCCTTTGTGGAGTGTTAAAAACATCTGTAAAACATCAGAAAGCAATGCTAAATCACTGCCTGCTACCAGGTGCTGTTAGTGTCAGGCTGGAGTCACtgtcagaaggaaataaaaatatttaaatggaaatttgtTGTTTCTATACAAAGTGTGTTGTATACAAACaacattttcttgtttgcaAATGTCAGTTGTCCCCATTCAGAATTAGAGCAGCAGTGAGGTATTGGGTGGCTATCAATgagtaaattaattaattaataagaAGTAAGTTCACCTTCAGATCTTGTAGGTGCCCCTTTAAATTCAGAAGTGAGAAACACTGACCTACTCTGAGCCCTTCGAACTTCACTTACCTGACAATTTTTAAGGCTGCTGTAACTTCCATTACAATTTTgtttgagtatttttttaagtatagACTGGAGACTTTTGCTTTGGTACCTTATACTCTTGCACTATAATACTGTATCACATTAAAAAGTCTAACACTTGCTTCAGCTGAACACAAATTAAGTCACAAAAGACTCATTTGCCCCTCTCCTGAAgtgctgtgagtgtgtgtgtgtgactggaGTGTGCTaacacagctgtgctgcacaaggGCTCAGGGGGTGCTGAGGGGACCTCATCCCCTTGAAATGAGATCTGCTGGTCTTACATTGTCTTATCTGTTGTCTCATCTTTAAATCAGGTGAGCAGACAAAGTCTATCAAGAAAATATCCTAATTATTGCCATTAGGTTCATGTCAAAATGTCAACATTAATATGAAGGGGAAAACTGATTTCCCTTCAGGGACTGGGAAGATCTGTTGTGACATCTGACATGGGGAATGAGGAGTGTATCAAACATGCTACTTCATCTTGGTTATACTGAGAAACACTTTCCCCAACAGCACCTTGCTTGCTTAGAGGCAAGAAAAGCACCTTCATGGCATTTCCTCCAtcatttttctgaagtgctggGGCTGTCTCAAGGAGTTCCTGCAGGGTTCCTCAGTGCTTCCCCATCCCTCAGCAGGACATGAACCTGTGGctttcctctcctgcctcaCCACCCTTCCTTCTCAGGGTTATTCAGGAAACAGAGCTCTAACTTAGCTGTAAATTCACTCTCACCTCTTCTATAACACCCACCTAAGGAGTGAACATTTAAAGCTTTTTCTGGTAGAAATAATCCATGTCTCTTCCTTTAGGAAGAAGATGGACTGCGGATGAGGAAGGTACCCCAGACAAACAACCCAATatctccttctgcagctgctgtcaaGGACGAAGGGCTCAGCTCCAGACTACTTGCTTTggtggttttgttctttgtctttggTGTAATTATAGGAAAAATAGCCTTGTAGAGGCAGCATGCTGGAAATTGTAAATTGGTTTGATGGTTCTGCCATATCATTGGATTAAATTTATTCATaacaatgtttaaaaaaaaaaaattaatgtatgaCATCTCACAGGTCTTGCCTTTAAATTACCCCTGCACAAATACTATGTAACATAATCTAGAAAGTTCAAAATGTACGGTGAGGGAATGAATGAAAGAGAATATGCTTCAGTGATGAAAGGGGGAGAAAATCCTGATTTAACACTACAATGGAATATTGTATATGTCATTTTAAACATTCTTAGACCCTGGTACATGTTGCTGGATtacctcttttaaaaaaaaaaaaagaaaaaaaaaaggaaaactagaAAAACCTCTTCCTccactgctggagctggcccTAGGGATGTTTGGAGCTGGGTTAGGCAGGAGGAGTTGATAACTTCTGTAAAATATGTTAATCCACCATTCTGCTCATGAATTTAACAGTTTCTGTCGGTGTCTTCAACTCTGTGCAAGTTACCAATTTCTTGGCACTTAAATGAGAAGTGGGGAGCTGCAAAGATTTGTCTGTGGCAgcactgagggagctgggcagcactgagggGCTCCTTCAGAATAAAGGTCAATGCCTCATTCTCACCAAGGGACCAAGCTACTTTGCTGTTGGTTCATTTAGttgaattaaaatgttattCAGAGATGTTTAATGCATATTTGActtatttaatgtatttcatcTCATGTTTCCTTATTGTCACAGAATTGACTAATACTTTGTGGTATGAAAGGCACCTGTTCAAAGCCAGTGATAAGAACTAAAACTTTGCTGCTGTAGTGGTGCAAGATTCTTCTGCCTCCTGGTGTTTTGGGCACTACACAATTGTTGGGAGTTTTGATCATCTGAGCATTGGGAAAACAGTGGTCAGGAAACTGTTTTTGTATGTAAATAAGCCTATCTAGgggagaaacaaaattattagtAGTAAACTAGTCCTATGCCGTAAAAAGACCAATCTTGTTTGACTATGTagcatctgaaaaaaaaaaggaaaaaaaaaaagaaaagaaaaattaaataaagccCCCAAATTAATGTTTCCTTTGTTACTTTTGTCCTGTTCTCAGTTTTAGAGATGGGGAGGAAACAGTGTTCTCTTGTCAGCTTTCAGCTTGTTCATGGCATAAGGAAATCTGCAGTTGTATTTCAGGGTGAATTTCTATTTCCagactaattttaaaatcaaaccaaGCCACCCCAGCATGAGCCTGACACACAAAAGTTGTTCAGGAGTTCAGACACCTGACAGCACTTTTAGAATAAGGTGATTTTGTTTCTAAGATTCCTTTTACCACAAGGTGTATAAAGAAACTCAGAGTGTTTAAACATGATGGATTCAGTAGATGAAACAGTTTTTGAGCAGGTAAATTCACATCTATTCTTAAATGGTAGACCCAATAACATTCACTAACAAAATTTTTTGAAGCATATTACAAGATGAAGCTgagtcttttaaaaatgactTCTGTCATTCCTTCCCTattcctgggattctgtgagaAAACTGTTGGGGCTGCAGCCTGTCTGCTGCACCCCTTGACTTTTTTGTTTGTCCCACTTGTGTCTCAAGGGCTTCCCCCTCTGCAAGTGCAAATAAGTGAAATTTTATGTGATGCTTAATAAGAAAAACCCCCTGTAACTGATGTGTTCTGCTTCTGAACACAAGGAAGTATTTGTAGGAGATTCAGTGGAAAGGAGAGGTGTACTTTTAGCATTTTGAAGTGCTGGTGCCTTGTCTGCTCagagggaagggacagagccactgcagctctgggacatGAGCTGGAAAGGACAAAGGGAGAGTCTATGGGACAAATGGGGCAGAATTGATCAAGAAGAAGATACTTCCTGGGCAGTAGAAGCTGAAGAAAACTTTCTAATGAAGCATTCTTTTCAGAAAGACGGGGTTGTGAGTGATACtgcaaaatgaattttcatgGTTTTGAAGAATGTATTTGAGGAAACCTTTACTGAAGGGAGACTGAGATATgaagtagatttttttaaagtggctGTAAATATCTTGTTCTCTTATCAGAAATTTCTGattcactttgaaaaaaaataagttttttcgAGAGTCCTTTGTTGTGCTTAAAAACAGCCTAAAAGAggttggtttttaaaaaaatgactgTCTGTGCAAGATAAAGGAGGAGGATGGAAGATTTAAACTGGTCTCCTGTGAGGATATCTGGAGTGGTGTTCCAGGCAGGTTTTGCACTGTGGAAAGCTACCCCAGCTGCCTTTGCTGGCCCAGGGCAAAGCCAGCAGCAACTCTGTCCTCCCCCAGTGCTCAGCAGTCACTTCCTggtgtctgtgccagcctggaACTGTAGATTGTTCATGAGCAAAGTTGTTCCTGGTGTTTGCACTCCAGGATCCTAAAGAGGTCCCAGAAAACCCTCTCATGCTTTTCCAGATTCCCTTCAAACACTAATCAAGGAGACCAGGAGAGGATTTCCCTGTTGGATTTCAGTGGCCTGCAGCTGGGCCAATCCACACCATCAGTCCTAAACAAGACTCTTAAATGAACTGCTTGTATTTTAGAATTTAACAAAATCCTGAGCTTTTCCCTCACCATTTTTGACAAGAGCCTGAACACAGTAGCCCTGAATTGTCTGGGtaatgctttgctttgctgagcTTGAAATAAAGTGACAGATCGGGGGAATTCTCACTCCTTGTTTGACCAAACCCTTCTTCCATAGGCAGTAGAGAGAAAtcttaaggattttttttcttccaaggtTCCTAAAAGGCCAGTTTGTAGATAGAGTGCAAATATAGATTGGATGGATATTCTTAAGCCACCTGGCTCTTTTTGTAAGTTGTTCCTTTCATGACAACACAACACAAGAGGAAATGTTCTCATGAAGTATTCACAGCAAGTGA containing:
- the VAPB gene encoding vesicle-associated membrane protein-associated protein B/C, encoding MAKAEQVLSLEPQHELKFKGPFTDVVTTNLKLGNPTDRNVCFKVKTTAPRRYCVRPNSGIIDAGTSINVSVMLQPFDYDPNEKSKHKFMVQSMFAPADTSDMEAVWKEAKPEELMDSKLRCVFELPAENDKPHDIEINKIVSTTATKTDSSVMSKSISSSLDDTEVKKVMEDYKRLQVEVQRLREENKQFKEEDGLRMRKVPQTNNPISPSAAAVKDEGLSSRLLALVVLFFVFGVIIGKIAL